CCCGGAGCGCACGGCTCGGGCGAGCGAGGATCCTGTGGGGCTGGCTGGTCGGCCTGGCCGGCCCGGCGCTGCTGGCGATCCTCCTCAACACCGTCGACCTCGGTCTCGCCAACGACATGCTGCTGTTCCTGGCGGTCGTGGTGGCCGCGGCCCTGCTCGGCGGACTGTTCCCGGCGCTGGCCTCGGCCGCGGCCGGCTCGCTGCTGCTGAACTACTTCTACACACCGCCCCTGCACCGCTGGACCATCGCCGACCCGAAGAACATCGTGGCCATCGTGATCTTCGTGGGCGTCGGCATCTCGGTGGCCTCCGTGGTCGACCTCGCCGCCCGCCGCACCCACCAGGCCGCCAGGCTGCGCGCCGAGTCGGAGATCCTGTCCTTCCTCGCCGGGAACGTGCTGCGCGGCGAGACCGGTCTGGAGGAGCTCCTGGAACGTGTCCGGGAGACCTTCGGCATGGAGTCGGCGGCCCTGCTGGAGCGGGCGGGCGACGTCGAGCCCTGGACGTGCGCCGGCCGTGTCGGTCTCGGGCGGCCCGTGGAGCGGCCGGAGGACGCCGACGTCGACATGCCGGTGGGGGACCACATGGCGCTCGCGCTCACCGGCCGGGTGCTGCCCGCGGAGGACCGCCGGGTGCTGGCCGCGTTCGCCGCCCAGGCCGCCGTCGTCCTGGACCGGCACCGGCTCCAGGAGGAGGCCGACCAGGCCCGCACGCTGGCCGAGGGCAACCGGATCCGTACGGCGCTCCTGGCCGCCGTGAGCCATGACCTGCGCACACCCCTGGCCGGGATCAAGGCGGCCGTCTCGTCCCTGAGGTCCGACGACGTGGCATGGTCCGAGGAGGACCAGGCGGAGCTCCTGGAGGGCATCGAGGAGGGCGCGGACCGGCTCGACCACCTGGTGGGCAACCTGCTCGACATGTCCCGCCTCCAGACCGGCACGGTCACCGCGCTCATCCGGGAGATCGACCTCGACGAGGTGGTGCCGATGGCGCTCGGCGGGGTGCCCGACCAGAGCGTGGAACTGGACGTCCCCGAGACCCTGCCGATGGTCGCCGTCGATCCGGGGCTCCTGGAGCGGTCCGTGGCCAACCTGGTCGAGAACGCCGTCAAGTACAGCCCGTCCGACACCCCCGTCTGGGTCTCCGCCAGCGCCATCGCCGACCGGGTCGAGGTACGGGTCGTCGACCGTGGCCCCGGCGTCCCCGACGAGGCCAAGGAGCGCATCTTCGAGCCCTTCCAGCGCTACGGCGACGCCCCGCGCGGTGCCGGGGTGGGGCTCGGGCTCGCGGTGGCCCGGGGTTTCGCGGAGGCCATGAACGGCACCCTCAATGCCGAGGACACGCCCGGCGGTGGCCTCACCATGGTGCTTACACTCCGGGCGGCGCATTCCGAACCGTCCGCGGAACGCTACGCAGAACCCGAAAGGCAGGCCACATGACCAGGGTGTTGGTCATCGACGACGAGCCGCAGATCGTGCGCGCCCTCGTGATCAACCTCAAGGCCCGCAAGTACGAGGTCGACGCGGCGCACGACGGCGCCACCGCGCTCCGGCTGGCCGCCGCCCGCCACCCCGACGTGGTCGTCCTCGACCTGGGCCTGCCCGACATGGACGGCGTCGAGGTGATCAGGGGACTGCGCGGCTGGACCCGGGTGCCGATTCTCGTGCTGTCCGCCCGGCATTCCTCCGACGAGAAGGTCGAGGCGCTGGACGCGGGCGCCGACGACTACGTCACCAAGCCCTTCGGCATGGACGAGCTGCTGGCCCGGCTCCGGGCCGCCGTGCGCCGCGCCGAGCCCACCGGGGGCGAGGAGGACGACGTCCTGGTGGAGACCGACGAGTTCACCGTCGACCTGGCCGCGAAGAAGGTCCAGCGGCACGGCAGGGACGTACGGCTCACGCCCACCGAGTGGCATCTGCTGGAGGTGCTGGTCCGCAACACCGGCCGGCTCGTCGGCCAGAAACAGCTCCTCCAGGAGGTGTGGGGGCCGTCGTACGGGACGGAGACCAACTACCTGCGGGTCTACATGGCCCAGCTGAGGAGGAAGCTGGAGGCGGACCCGTCCCATCCGAAGCACTTCATCACGGAGCCGGGGATGGGGTATCGGTTCGAGAGGTGAGCTGTGGGGTCGGCTGGGGGTCCGGGGGTCGTCCCCCGGAGGGTGCAGCATCACGGAGCCGGGGGCGGGATATCGGTTCGAACGCCAGTGCTGCGGGTACAACGCTGTCGGCGCACCCCGGTACGCTTTCGGATATGAGTGCTGTCCCTCGTTCCGAGAAGCCGGTGGGCCGGTTCCGGCGCATGCTCGACCGGCTCTCCTCGTCGCAGGAGGACCTGGAGTCCGAGGAGCTGCGCGAGGACACCGACACCACCGGGTGTACCCGGATCGGTGACTGCCACGACCGTCAGATCGTGACCGTTACTGGTACCTTGCGCACGGTCACTTTGCGGCCGCGTGCGGGCGTCCCGGCCCTGGAGGCCGAGCTGTTCGACGGCTCCGCCGCCCTGGACGTGGTGTGGCTCGGCAGACGCTCCATCGTGGGCATAGAACCGGGGCGCAAGCTGATCGCATCGGGGCGGGTCTCGATGAGCCGGGGCCGCCGGGTGCTGTTCAATCCGAAATACGAACTCAGACCCCTCGGACGGGAGTAGCCGGTGACGTCTCTCGACAAGCCGACCGAAGACACGCAGGCCGACGACGCACGGGCGGTGACCGAGGCCGCCCTGTTCGAGGCGTTCGGCGGCGTCCGGGGCATGGTCGAGACGGTTCTGCCAGGCCTCCTCTTCGTCACGATCTTCACGATCAACAAGGACCTGCACCTGTCGGCGATCGCCGCGCTCGCGGTGTCCCTGCTGCTCGTCGTGGTCCGCCTGGTGATGCGGGACACCGTCAAGCACGCGTTCAGCGGTGTCTTCGGCGTCGCCTTCGGTGTCGTCTTCGCGATGATGACGGGCAATGCCAAAAACTTTTATCTGCCGGGCATGCTGTACACGCTGGGCCTGGGCCTGGCCTACGTCATCACGACCCTCGCGGGCATGCCGCTGATGGGGCTCATCCTCGGCCCGGTCTTCAAGGAGAACCTCTCCTGGCGCACGCGCAACCCGGGCCGCAAGAAGGCCTATGCCAAGGCCAGTTACGCCTGGGGCGGGATCCTGCTCGCCAAGTGCGCGATCCTCTTCCCGCTGTACTGGTGGGCCGACACCGCGCAGCTCGGCTGGGTCCTGATCGCCCTGAAGATCCCGCCGTTCCTGCTGGCCGTATGGCTGACCTGGGTCTTCCTCGCGAAGGCGCCGGCTCCGATCGACGTGTTCGCGGAGATGGAAGCCGCCGAGAAGGCGGAGGAGGAGCTCAAGGCCGCGCAGTCCGCGGAGCGTGAGGACACCGAGGCCGCGGGCGGGCGGCACCGGCGCGAGGCGTAGTTACTTCCGTTACGACGGCGAAGGGCGCCCCGCACACGCGGGGCGCCCTTCGCCGTCGTAATCCTCGAAGGCCTCAGCTCGCCGTGTCCTCCCGGCGCACCGACAGCAGGTCCTCCAGTTGTTCCTCGCGGGCCTGGGCCGCCACGAACAGCAGTTCGTCGCCGGCCTCCAGGGAGTCCTCCCGGGTCGGGGTGAGGACGCGGGTGCCGCGGATGATGGTGACCAGGGAGGTGTCCTCCGGCCACTCGACGTCGCCGACCTGCGTGCCGGCCAGGGCCGACTCCTCCGGGAGGGTCAGTTCGACGAGGTTCGCGTCGCCGTGGCTGAAGCGGAGCAGGCGGACCAGGTCGCCGACGCTCACCGCCTCCTCGACCAGGGCCGACATCAGGCGTGGCGTCGACACGGCGACGTCCACGCCCCAGGACTCGTTGAACAGCCACTCGTTCTTCGGGTTGTTCACGCGTGCGACGACGCGTGGGACGCCGTACTCCGTCTTCGCCAGCAGGGAGACGACCAGGTTGACCTTGTCGTCGCCCGTCGCGGCGATCGCCACGTTGCAGCGCTGGAGCGCGGCCTCGTCCAGGGAGGTGATCTCGCAGGCGTCGGCGAGCAGCCACTCCGCCTGGGGGACGCGCTCGACCGAGATGGCGGTCGGCGCCTTGTCGATCAGGAGAACCTCGTGGCCGTTCTCCAGCAGTTCGCCCGCGATCGAGCGGCCGACCGCGCCGGCACCGGCAATGGCGACCCTCATCAGTGACCGCCCTCCTCTTCGGGGCCCTCGGCGAAGGACGCCTCGACCTTCTCGATGTCGTCCGTACGCATCATCACGTGGACCAGGTCGCCCTCTTGGAGCACCGTCTGCGAGGTGGGCAGGATCGCCTCGCCGAGGCGGGTCAGGAACGCCACGCGGACGCCCGTCTCCTCCTGCATCCTGCTGATCTTGTGGCCGACCCAGGCGGTCGAGGCGTGCACCTCGGCCAGCTGGACACCACCGGTGGGATCGCGCCACAGCGGCTCCGCGCCGGACGGCAGCAGACGGCGCAGCATCTGGTCCGCCGTCCAGCGGACCGTGGCCACCGTGGGGATGCCCAGGCGTTGGTAGACCTCGGCGCGCCGGGGGTCGTAGATACGGGCCGCGACGTTCTCGATGCCGAACATCTCGCGAGCCACGCGCGCGGCGATGATGTTGGAGTTGTCGCCGCTGGAGACCGCCGCGAAGGCGCCGGCCTCCTCGATGCCCGCCTCGCGCAGGGTGTCCTGGTCGAAGCCGACTCCGTTGACACGACGACCACCGAAACCGGAGCCCAGTCGTCGGAAGGCGGTGGGGTCCTGGTCGATCACGGCGACCGTGTGCCCCTGTTGCTCCAGGGTCTGGGCGAGAGCGGAACCCACTCTCCCGCAGCCCATGATGACGATGTGCACGACCGTCCTTCCGGTGTCAATAGTTACTGCTCAGCCACATCAGGGTCTCAGACAGAGGCCCAAGCTACACACGGGCGTAGGACGACGGCACCCCTGTGCACGGTTGCCGTGTCCCGGCCCCGTTCAGCGTCGGCTGATGCTGCGGGCGCTCGCGAGGGTCAGGATTCCGAGGCCGACGAGGGTTGCCGCGGCGCCGATCAGCTCTGCGGACGTGTGCATGGGTCCTCCGGGGCGGGGGCTTCGAGGGGCTGGGGGGCCTTCGGGGGTGGAGTCTTGTCATATAGACATGCGGACCCGCCCACCTGCGGAATCCGTAGCCGGGACGGCCGCCGATTTCACCCGGAGAGCAGATGCGGGGTGCCGGGTGGTTGGGCGCCCGTTCGAACGCTTACGCTTCACTGTTGTGTCCAAACTGACCGACGTGCCCAAACGCATCCTGATCGGGCGCGCACTGCGCAGTGACCGGCTCGGGGAAACGCTCCTGCCGAAGCGCATCGCCCTACCCGTGTTCGCCTCCGACCCGCTGTCCTCCGTGGCGTACGCGCCCGGCGAGGTGCTGTTGGTCCTGTCCATCGCGGGTGTGTCGGCGTACCACTTCAGCCCCTGGATCGCCGTGGCGGTCGTCGTGCTGATGTTCACGGTGGTCGCCTCCTACCGGCAGAACGTGCACGCGTACCCGAGCGGCGGCGGCGACTACGAGGTGGCCAATACCAACCTCGGTCCCAAGGCGGGCCTCACGGTCGCCAGCGCCCTGCTCGTCGACTACGTCCTCACGGTGGCCGTGTCCATCGCCTCCGGCATCGAGAACCTCGGCTCGGCGGTGCCCTTCGTCGTCCAGCACAAGGTGCTGTGCGCGATCGCCGTGATCATCCTGCTCACGCTGATGAACCTGCGCGGCATGAAGGAGTCCGGCTCGCTGTTCGCGATCCCGACGTACGTCTTCGTCACGGGCGTCTTCATCATGATCGCGTGGGGTGCGTTCCGCGGCATGGTGCTCGGCGACACCATGCGGGCACCGACGGCGGACTACCACATCAGGGCCGAGCACCAGGGCCTGGCCGGATTCGCCCTTGTCTTCCTGCTGCTGCGCGCCTTCTCCTCCGGCTGCGCGGCGCTCACCGGCGTCGAGGCCATCTCCAACGGCGTACCGGCCTTCCGAAAGCCCAAGTCGAAGAACGCGGCGACCACGCTCGCGATGATGGGTCTGCTGGCCGTCACCATGTTCTGCGGGATCATCGCGCTGGCCATGGTGACCAAGGTCCGCATGGCGGAGAACCCGGCCGCCGACCTGATCCACAACGGCGTCGCCATCGGCTCCGGCTATGTGCAGAACCCGGTGATCTCCCAGGTCGCCGAGGCCGTCTTCGGCAAGGGCAGCTTCCTGTTCATCGTGCTGGCCGCGGCCACCGCGCTGGTGCTGTTCCTCGCCGCGAACACCGCCTACAACGGCTTCCCGCTGCTCGGCTCGATCCTCGCCCAGGACCGCTACCTGCCACGCCAGCTGCACACCCGCGGCGACCGCCTCGCCTTCTCCAACGGCATCGTGCTGCTGGCCGGCGCGGCCGGACTCCTGGTGTGGATCTACGGCGCCGACTCGACCCGGCTGATCCAGCTCTACATCGTCGGCGTGTTCGTGTCCTTCACGCTGAGCCAGACCGGCATGGTCCGGCACTGGAACCGTCACCTGGCCACCGAGAAGGACGCCGCGAAGCGCAGCCGCATGATCCGCTCCCGCGCGATCAACGCCTTCGGCGCCTTCTTCACCGGGCTCGTCCTGGTGGTCGTCCTCGTCACCAAGTTCACGCACGGCGCCTGGGTGGCCCTGCTCGGCATGTGCATCTTCTACGCGACGATGACGGCGATCCGTAAGCACTACGACCGGGTCGCCGAGGAGATCGCCGCCCCGGAGGGCCCGAGCGACGACAGCCTGCGGCCGTCCCGGGTCCACTCCGTCGTGCTGATCTCCAAGATCCACCGCCCGGCTCTGCGGGCCCTCGCCTACGCCAAGCTGATGCGCTCCGACAGCCTGGAGGCGCTCAGCGTCAACGTGGACCCGGCCGAGACCAAGGCGCTGCGCGAGGAGTGGGAAGCGCGCGGGATCACCGTGCCGCTGAAGGTGCTCGACTCGCCGTACCGCGAGATCACGCGGCCGATCATCGACTACGTGAAGGGGCTCCGGAAGGAGTCGCCGCGCGACGTGGTGTCCGTGATCATCCCCGAGTACGTGGTCGGCCACTGGTACGAGGCCCTGCTGCACAACCAGAGCGCTCTCAGGCTCAAGGGCCGACTGCTGTTCACACCGGGGGTCATGGTGACCTCGGTGCCCTACCAGCTGCAGTCCTCCGAGGCGGCGCGGAACCGGGCCCGCAAGCGGCAGGAGTGGAACGCGCCGGGTGCGGTGCGGCGCGGTCCGGCTGTGGACAGGGCGAAGGAGCAGTCGGCGCCGAAGTAGACTGGATGGCTGTCGTCCCGGCCGGTCTCCTTTCGAGCCCGGCCGTTTTCCCCCTTGACGTTGTGGAGTCACCCCGCCATGCAGGCAGAACCGAAGAAATCACTGGTGGGGGTCGACTACGAGGTCGAGGTGGGGCCGGTCGCCCACGGCGGGCACTGCATCGCCCGTACGGTCGACGGTCAGGTGCTGTTCGTCCGGCACACGCTGCCCGGCGAGCGGATCGTGGCCCGCGTCACCGAGGGCGAGGAAGGCGCGCGCTTCCTGCGTGCGGACGCTGTGGAGATCCTTGAGCCCTCCAAGGACCG
This is a stretch of genomic DNA from Streptomyces sp. NBC_00285. It encodes these proteins:
- a CDS encoding sensor histidine kinase KdpD, producing MGRGRLWIHLGAAPGVGKTYAMLSEAHRRTERGTDCAVGFVEHHGRPRTEVMLHGLEVIPRKELEYRGSVFTEMDVDAVLRRAPAVALVDELAHTNVPGSRNAKRWQDVEELLAAGIDVVSTVNIQHLESLGDVVESITGVRQQETVPDEFVRRADQIELVDMSPQALRRRMAHGNIYQPDKVDAALSNYFRPGNLTALRELALLWVADRVDEYLKQYRSDHRVSKIWGSRERIVVGLTGGPEGGTLIRRAARLAEKGAGGEVLAVYIARSDGLTSASPKELAVQRALVEGLGGTFHHVVGDDIPAALLDFARGVNATQIVLGSSRRKTWQYVFGPGVGATVARESGPDLDVHIVTHDEVAKGRGLPVARSARLGRARILWGWLVGLAGPALLAILLNTVDLGLANDMLLFLAVVVAAALLGGLFPALASAAAGSLLLNYFYTPPLHRWTIADPKNIVAIVIFVGVGISVASVVDLAARRTHQAARLRAESEILSFLAGNVLRGETGLEELLERVRETFGMESAALLERAGDVEPWTCAGRVGLGRPVERPEDADVDMPVGDHMALALTGRVLPAEDRRVLAAFAAQAAVVLDRHRLQEEADQARTLAEGNRIRTALLAAVSHDLRTPLAGIKAAVSSLRSDDVAWSEEDQAELLEGIEEGADRLDHLVGNLLDMSRLQTGTVTALIREIDLDEVVPMALGGVPDQSVELDVPETLPMVAVDPGLLERSVANLVENAVKYSPSDTPVWVSASAIADRVEVRVVDRGPGVPDEAKERIFEPFQRYGDAPRGAGVGLGLAVARGFAEAMNGTLNAEDTPGGGLTMVLTLRAAHSEPSAERYAEPERQAT
- a CDS encoding response regulator, which translates into the protein MTRVLVIDDEPQIVRALVINLKARKYEVDAAHDGATALRLAAARHPDVVVLDLGLPDMDGVEVIRGLRGWTRVPILVLSARHSSDEKVEALDAGADDYVTKPFGMDELLARLRAAVRRAEPTGGEEDDVLVETDEFTVDLAAKKVQRHGRDVRLTPTEWHLLEVLVRNTGRLVGQKQLLQEVWGPSYGTETNYLRVYMAQLRRKLEADPSHPKHFITEPGMGYRFER
- a CDS encoding OB-fold nucleic acid binding domain-containing protein yields the protein MSAVPRSEKPVGRFRRMLDRLSSSQEDLESEELREDTDTTGCTRIGDCHDRQIVTVTGTLRTVTLRPRAGVPALEAELFDGSAALDVVWLGRRSIVGIEPGRKLIASGRVSMSRGRRVLFNPKYELRPLGRE
- a CDS encoding DUF3159 domain-containing protein; translated protein: MTSLDKPTEDTQADDARAVTEAALFEAFGGVRGMVETVLPGLLFVTIFTINKDLHLSAIAALAVSLLLVVVRLVMRDTVKHAFSGVFGVAFGVVFAMMTGNAKNFYLPGMLYTLGLGLAYVITTLAGMPLMGLILGPVFKENLSWRTRNPGRKKAYAKASYAWGGILLAKCAILFPLYWWADTAQLGWVLIALKIPPFLLAVWLTWVFLAKAPAPIDVFAEMEAAEKAEEELKAAQSAEREDTEAAGGRHRREA
- a CDS encoding potassium channel family protein, which translates into the protein MRVAIAGAGAVGRSIAGELLENGHEVLLIDKAPTAISVERVPQAEWLLADACEITSLDEAALQRCNVAIAATGDDKVNLVVSLLAKTEYGVPRVVARVNNPKNEWLFNESWGVDVAVSTPRLMSALVEEAVSVGDLVRLLRFSHGDANLVELTLPEESALAGTQVGDVEWPEDTSLVTIIRGTRVLTPTREDSLEAGDELLFVAAQAREEQLEDLLSVRREDTAS
- a CDS encoding potassium channel family protein, translated to MHIVIMGCGRVGSALAQTLEQQGHTVAVIDQDPTAFRRLGSGFGGRRVNGVGFDQDTLREAGIEEAGAFAAVSSGDNSNIIAARVAREMFGIENVAARIYDPRRAEVYQRLGIPTVATVRWTADQMLRRLLPSGAEPLWRDPTGGVQLAEVHASTAWVGHKISRMQEETGVRVAFLTRLGEAILPTSQTVLQEGDLVHVMMRTDDIEKVEASFAEGPEEEGGH
- a CDS encoding APC family permease, encoding MSKLTDVPKRILIGRALRSDRLGETLLPKRIALPVFASDPLSSVAYAPGEVLLVLSIAGVSAYHFSPWIAVAVVVLMFTVVASYRQNVHAYPSGGGDYEVANTNLGPKAGLTVASALLVDYVLTVAVSIASGIENLGSAVPFVVQHKVLCAIAVIILLTLMNLRGMKESGSLFAIPTYVFVTGVFIMIAWGAFRGMVLGDTMRAPTADYHIRAEHQGLAGFALVFLLLRAFSSGCAALTGVEAISNGVPAFRKPKSKNAATTLAMMGLLAVTMFCGIIALAMVTKVRMAENPAADLIHNGVAIGSGYVQNPVISQVAEAVFGKGSFLFIVLAAATALVLFLAANTAYNGFPLLGSILAQDRYLPRQLHTRGDRLAFSNGIVLLAGAAGLLVWIYGADSTRLIQLYIVGVFVSFTLSQTGMVRHWNRHLATEKDAAKRSRMIRSRAINAFGAFFTGLVLVVVLVTKFTHGAWVALLGMCIFYATMTAIRKHYDRVAEEIAAPEGPSDDSLRPSRVHSVVLISKIHRPALRALAYAKLMRSDSLEALSVNVDPAETKALREEWEARGITVPLKVLDSPYREITRPIIDYVKGLRKESPRDVVSVIIPEYVVGHWYEALLHNQSALRLKGRLLFTPGVMVTSVPYQLQSSEAARNRARKRQEWNAPGAVRRGPAVDRAKEQSAPK